AAAGCTCCAGCATATACTGAAAGGTGGATCTTATTAGAGGTCTTAGCCGATAGAGTTTACATTCCATCGAGAAAGTTTGAAATAGCTCCTGAGGACATAGTAGTCGATATAGGAGCTCATATAGGTACTTTTTCTATATATGCTGGAAAAAGGGCCTACAACGGAATAGTTGTGGCATATGAACCGTTGTCATTTAATTTTAAGTTGCTAATGGAAAATATTAAATTAAATGACATGCAAGATCACGTATTTGCAAAAAAAAAGGCAGTGTATGGACATTGTGGTCAGTTTTATATACTATTACCTAAAGAAAAAAGAGGAGCTCTTGCTTATATTAGCAAAGAGATTGAAAAAGCCCATAAAAGCTATAATGAAAGTATTGAGGCCATAACTTTGGATCAAATTTTTGAACAAGAAAAGATTGACAGCATAGACTTTTTGAAAATGGATTGTGAGGGATCTGAGTGGAGTATATTTCTTAATGCTGATTTTGAAAGTTTAAAGAAAATTAGAAGAATTTCTGCAGAATTTCATCTAAGAGATAAAAAGGAGATAAGTTTACTTAAGGAAACGTTGAAGAAACTTAAAGAGTTACAGTTTAATATAAAGATAAAGGAACACAGTCATCCTGACTACTGGAAAATTGGATATTTATATGCAGTGCGGGAATAATAAGATATAAGCCTCAGGACTGGTTTGAGCTAGGTCTAAAGATATCTGGAGCGACATTTGTTCTATGTATAGCATACTTATTCTATAACTGGAGAAGGGAGAGAGGAGACAGATGGGCTACTCTTCTGAGCAGGAAAATGAAAATATTAAAAGCGAGCATCAAGAGGAAGATGCACCTTTTATGGATCAGGATGCTGAACTCAAGAAAGCTCAGATAAGATAGGCAGAAATGTTAATAATATTGATTTTATCGCATTTTCTTCGTTTTTACTTTATTTCTCTTAGATTTACCGCCTTTACCAGTAAAATT
This is a stretch of genomic DNA from Thermoproteales archaeon. It encodes these proteins:
- a CDS encoding FkbM family methyltransferase, coding for MLENIKAIQKILRTFTLSGSLVYFIQSFEDKMLKKRVIFRSRDTVLYRTRYGILLKAPAYTERWILLEVLADRVYIPSRKFEIAPEDIVVDIGAHIGTFSIYAGKRAYNGIVVAYEPLSFNFKLLMENIKLNDMQDHVFAKKKAVYGHCGQFYILLPKEKRGALAYISKEIEKAHKSYNESIEAITLDQIFEQEKIDSIDFLKMDCEGSEWSIFLNADFESLKKIRRISAEFHLRDKKEISLLKETLKKLKELQFNIKIKEHSHPDYWKIGYLYAVRE